Genomic window (Maledivibacter sp.):
ATGGCTATGCCCACTGGATTAAGCCCACCAAGCTTACATCGTCCTTCAAATCCCACCTTTACATCAAGGGTTAAGTCCGAATGAGCATGGGCTTGTATGAAAAAAATTAAGAAAATGACTATACCAAATGCTACTTTTTTGATTTCCTTCATCTAAAATCACTTCCCCGTATACTTTAATACTTTAGTATTTTTTCAGTATGTTTCAGTTTAAATAGGGTACGTTTTCTATTGCTTCTTTCGTTATAACAGCTCCAAAATACTGTTTTATAGACTGGGGTTTATTTATTAGCACATCTAAAGCCAATCCAACACCTTCTTCATCGATTCCTGTAACAAACCAGATTGGATTCGTGCTTCCCATACCAGAAGCATTGGCATAGATTGCTCCCGCCTTTTTATCATATGATTTTATTATTTTCCCCTTAAAATTTAGTGAGTGGAGCTTATCCTCATCAAACTTAGCATATACCCCTACAAGCTTACTTTTTTTATTGGTTTTTTGAAGTAATTCACTTTCCTTAGACAAGTCATCCCATTTGCCCAATAAAATATAATACTTTGAAGGCTTTTCTAAAGCAGTTGGATCATAGGGGCTAATATCTACTTCCTTTACACCCCGACTTATGAGACTTTTCTTTAGCTTTTCTGCTCCATCCTTAAATTCCTCTGTATACATAATGACCGTGCCAGGGTTTTTACCCCAGAACCCATTTTTAAATGGCTGGGGATAAGAGCCTATAACCGCTGGGATAAACATAGTCATGCTCCAGTCATGGTAATCCCACCAAATTTCATCATCGGACTGAGGTCTATACTCCCCAATGCCTATGGGTGCCAATATTCCATTTACCCAGTAGAACCAATCCTGCTTTTTTCTCTCTGAGCCTGTAAAAAAAGTGAACTTGGATTGAAGTCCATTGATGGAGTTAACAAAGCCTCCACCATATGCGGTTTGGATATCTAGATTTCTAAACATTACCTCCATTCCCACCTCGTCCTTAACAAGTCCTACATTTTTTCCAAACATCTTTGTATGACCAAAATCACTGGTTACTATGAGATTTATATGATAGGGACTGCCAATATCTCCAGAAGCCTTGTAATCTCCTGAGTTCTCCTCCGCCGGAGTTCCTTCATTATATTTTACTTCCCCCTGTACAGGTCCTTTATATCCTGTGTATGCCCCGGTATCTATTACTACCTCAGCACTTTCCTTTGATTCCTTATCCTTCTGATTTCCCCTACTTTCTTCTTTGCTTATATTTGTAACTACTTTTTCCCCGTTATCATTACATCCAAATAATGAAAGAATCATTACCATTAAGAGTAATAGGGCTACTGTTCTTTTATTTATATATATTGTATTCACATCTAATCCGCCCTTCATAATAGAAATTACTATAAAACAAAAACTAGAGACACAATCTATTTTATATAAATAGACAATGCCTCTAGTTTTCTAGTCAGCATATAAATATTCTTTTTACACATAAGATTATACATTTTTCTTCTTGAAAATAATGTCGAATCGTGTCGCAATGTTCTAAAAATTTCTATATACATCTCAAATAACTTCATTTAATATCCCTGGCCGACATTATCATTTTAAGAAAGGATATGGGTAAAGCCCTTGTGGCTATCACAACTAAAAAATATACTATGAATCCAGATACTAAACATATTGGCTTAATAATAGGGCCTGTAAAGCCATATGAATTTAAAATACTATGCAATAGGAATATGAAGGATGTCATTATGATCGATGAAATGAAGGGCTTTATTATGATATCGATAAAATTTATTCTTATACTGATCTTTTTATTTAATATGTAAAGATCAGATAAGCATATGATAAAAATAGATCCTATAAATCCAATAAAGTACCCATTTATTGAAATCCATTCCACTCCTACGAGGAAATATATGCATAATGCAAGAAAACCCATTCCAATAAATCTATTTATGCTGGCATTTATCTGTTTGCCAATACCATTAAGTATACCGGATAAAGTATGCTGTAGGGACATAAACACAGTATTCATTCCCATAACGAAAATAAATTTTCCGGCTTGTATGTCGTTATAAAGATATAATGCCAAGGTCTCAGGAAAGAAAGCATATATAGCCGTAAGGGGCATGGCTACTAAAAAGGTGATTTTAATGGCATAGGATATAACCCTTTTAGCTTTAGCATATTCCTTCAATCTAAGATGACTAGATAGGCTTGGAATTATATTGACGACCAATGCAGATGTAACTATAAAGGGTAGGGAAACCAGGGGCATAGTCATTCCCATTATTCTTCCAAATATAGCTATTGCTTCACCATTTGCACAGCCCGATTCCATTAGTTTTTGAGGCAGAAGTAATGCATTTATAAATTGAAAGGATACATTAAATATCCCCGATAAAGTCATTGGAATAGCTATGATACTTAGCCTTTTTATAATAGATACTGTACTAATTCTATTTTGAATAGTGTTTATTGTTAGGCTATTTAGCTTTATATAGTTACATATAAGCCACAGAAGGCTAAAGAATTCTCCTAGGCTAATTCCTATGATTGCCATAAGCGCTCCATTATGGGAAGAACTGGGCTTGAAATAATGAATAAGTATCATAACTAAAATAAATCTAGTCGTATGCTCTATGATCTCTGATATGCTAGAAATGATCATTTTTTTCTTACCATAAAAATATCCTCTAATAAGAGATGTGATAGAAATGATTAGTATGGCAGGAACAAGTGAATAGATAATAATAATATTACTTGTAGATTTAAATATTTTTTGGCTAAAATATGGAGAAAATATGGGAATTAAAGAGATAAGTAATACCGTGATAAAACAAGTTATAGATAAAGCTACCTTAAAAACCTTCCTTGTCCCATAGATATTATTCATAGAATCATACTCAGAAGCTAGCTTTGAAACCGCCGTTGGTATACCTCCAGTGGTTATGATAAGAAAAATCATTAAAAGGGGCATCAGCATATGAAATATTCCTATACCTTCCGCCCCTATTAATTTACATAATACAATATCATAACTAAAACTTATCAATCTAACAATCAAATTGCTAAATATCAAAATAAAAGTTCCATATACAAAGCTAGATTTCTTCAAGTCATCACCTCTACATAATCGAATATGTCTATTCATATAATTATGTTAGATGCTGTAAAATTATCATATGTTTATTTATATTGGCAAACTAAATCCATTTCCCATAACCTCTCTAACAGTTGAAGCCATCACAAAGGCTTCTTTATCCTTTTCCTTGATAAATTTTTTAAGTCTTATAAATTCCTTCTTATTCATTACCGTAGTAATTACTGTTTTACTATTATTTGTATATGCTCCTTCAGCATGATATATTGTTGCACCCCGATTGATATCCTTATTAATAAATTCCTTTATTTCATCAGGATATACACTAATTATGGAAATACTAATCTTTAGGTCTAACCCTTCAATAACATTGTCAATAACAAAAGCATTCATCATAACACCCAATAAAGCATATAATCCCAGCTCTAAACCAAAGGTCAATCCAGCTAAAAGTGTGATTACAAAATCCGAAAGCAATAAAGCCTTGCCAATCTCTATGTGGAAAAATTTATTTAATATCTTAGCAACTATATCAGTTCCTCCAGTGGAAGCATTCTGATAAAAGATTATTGCCATACCAATTCCTTGAATGAGAATTCCAAAGAATAGATTTAAAATCATGTCATTTACTATAGGATTATATATGGGTAAAAATTCATCTACTATCCACACTACTCCTGTAAGCGCAAAGCTAGCATATATTGTCTTAGCTCCAAATTGTCTTCCTATCAATATAAAGGCAACAATAAATAGTATCAAATTCATTATAAACATCATATGTCCTATAGATAACCAAGGAAAAATATTGTTGATAACCATGGCGAACCCAGTTACTCCACCCACAGCTAAATCAGCTGGTACTAGAAAAAAACATAATCCTAAAGCTACTATAATTACTCCTATAGTTATGATTACATAATCCTTTATTATTGTTTTCATTTCAAACACCCCCACTGGAATCTAGATTATCCATATAAAATTGAAAACCATACTAAATATTTCTAATTTTTCTATGAATAATCTAGGTTTCACTATATTTATTATAAAGATTTCATGGTCCCTTTTTTTGTAAATCTATCATGCCAAGATAATGCTTCATTTAATATATGGGGTGTATGCTTATGTCTTCCTTCTTTAGCACGGTTAAAATAATCCAAAAGCATGGGTCTAAAATCGGGATGCGCACAATTATTTATTATAGCCATGGCCCTTTCCTTTGGACTCAATCCCCTGAGATCTGCAACTCCCTGATCCGTAATCACAACCATAACATCATGCTCCGTATGGTCATGGTGAGATACCATTGGTACAATCGAAGATATATCTCCATTTTTAGCCCTAGAGGAAGTGGTGAAAATTGAAATATAAGCATTTCTGGTAAAATCTCCAGAACCGCCTATACCATTCATCATCCTAGACCCCATTATATTAGTTGAATTTACATTACCATAAATATCTACTTCTATAGCCGTGTTTATGGCTATGATTCCAAGCCTTCTGATTATTTCTGGATGATTGCTTATTTCTTGAGGTCTTAAAATAATTTTATCCCTGTAATCCTCTATATTTTCCTTGAATTTTTCTAATCCCTCCGCCGACGGAGTTATAGAGGTTCCAGATGCAAATAGAACCTTACCTGTATCCAGAAGTTCAAGCATGGAATCCTGTATAACCTCGGTATAACAAACTAGATTCTCAAAATCAGACTTGCCTAGACCTGCTAATACAGCATTTGCTACGCTTCCTACTCCCGATTGTATAGGCAGAAGTTCATTAGTTAATCTCCCAGAATGAACTTCCTTTTCTAGAAAACCTATAAGATGGGCAGATATCCTTTGGGATATTTCATCAATCGGGGCTAGTGGACGGACATTATCCCGTATATCCGTTATCACTATTGCCTCTATCTTATCTATATCACAGGGAATATACTCAGTTCCTATTCTATCATTTGGCATGGTAATAGGTATTGGTCTTGTGTAAGGTGGATTCTTCGGAGTGTAGATATCAGCCATTCCTTCTAATTCTAGGGGCTGACTTGTATTAATCTCGACGATTACCTTATCCGCCATCTCAACATAGTTAGGAGAAGTTCCTATAGATGTGGATGGAATTATATTTCCCTCCTTAGTTATTGCAACTGCTTCTATGATAGCTATGTCAATCTTCCCCAAAAACCCTAGCTTTGTATAGTGTGGAACATGACTAAGATGCATATCTAAAAACTCACATTTGCTATTATTTATACTGTCCCTAAGGCTTTCATTTGTTTGATAGGGCAACCTTTTTTTTAACATATCCCCTCTAGCTAAGGCCCCATCCAATTCATCACCCACTGAAGCTCCTGTATAAAGATTTATTTTGATTTTTTTGTTTGTTTCTTTTGATAGCTCTGCCAAGGCAAGGGGTACTGCCTTTGGATAACCAGAAGGTGTAAATCCACTTGTTCCCACATTCATACCATCCTTGATTAGCATTGCAGCTTCTTTAGCAGTACAAATCTTATCTACAAGCTTATTATTCCTAATTCTATTTGAAATCATGGTAGTATCCTCCTTAAATTATATTGCTTTTATATAGGTAATCTATATAAAAGTATACCGAAAATAATTTTCCCTAATAATGCAAAGGGATAGGTGGCTCCATAGCCTGCGACTACATCATCACTATCAACTGAATTAATCGCTGCTCCCAGCCCTGGAGTACTAGTCATTCCCCCACAAAGTGCCCCTAATAACATAATTCCATTTATTTTAAATACATTTCTTCCTATTATAAAGCCCATAAGTATAGACAAGGCAGAACAAGCAGTGGCTAACAATACTAATTGTCCTCCTTCTCCTGCAATTGTTGTTATAGTTGAGTATCCATATCTCAGCCCAACTATTGCTAGGAATATTGAAAGTGAAAGTTCTCTTATTATGCCTAATATTTTAGGATTCATTTTAAAGTTCATAAATCCAATTTTTCCTATGTGGCCTAATATTAAACCAGCTATTAAAACTCCACCGGCAGATCCGAAACTTACATATTTAATAGCCTCACCCATATAAATTTTTATTTGACCAAGGAAAAAACCAACTATACATACAAATAAGAATGAAAGAACATCAAAATCAATAGCATCTAAATTAATCTTTTCTTCTTCATCCCTCATTTCATGCTTAAATAATTGTTTTTCTTTTTCAATATCAATCTTAAATATAATGGGGAGAATCTGCATAGATAAGGTTATTATTGTAACTCCTGGAATATAACCTACAGCATATCCAAAACCAATCATAGCTTCAGCTTCTTTTCCTAAACTTGATACCGATTCTAAAACTGCCGCTAAACCTGGAGAACATGTTAATGCCCCTACATAGGTTCCCGATATAGCGTATATATTTGATCCTTTATTAAAGTAAGCCATTATAAAGCATATTAGGGCACCGGTAGATGTGATACTTAAACCCAATAGAACAAATTTGAATCCATATTTTTTTATAACTTTTCCGATATCCTTTGAGGCCAATAGTCCTACCGATGCAATAAAGCAAATTAAAGTAAAAAGAAATAGCTCCTTTGGCACCATGCCATTTTCAAATATATTTTTGACATAGGCTGGGATATCTTCTAATTTTTCATAGGGTAAAGCATAGGTTTTATACACATACCACCCAATAACTAATCCAGTAAACAAACCTCCTGAATTTCCTAATTTAACCCTTTTAATTTCTATCTTCCCTATCATTAAGCCCGATATAACCGATAAAAATATAAGTACAAATGGGTCAGTAATAAATTTGACGTAATCAAAGTTCATTTCTACGAGTCCTCCCTTAATCGACAAACTAAAAAACATCCTTTTTAGATCAAAAGGATGTTAGTTATAAATAAGCATCAAAATAGACATAAATAGAGTGTCAAATGACTTACTCATAACACCTCCTCATCCTCGTGAGTAACTACGGTATTGTTCCCTATGGCAGGTCTCCTGACTCAGAATCTTCATAAACCCATACCTTCCCATTTCTTTTATCGAAAAACAGTGGTTTCATATAGATTTACTCCTCATTACAGTGGCGGGACCGTGTTGGACTTTAACCAAGCTTCCCTTTTAAATCTCTGATTATAGATATCCCAGTCAAAACTTCAATTTATGCTTATCAAAACTCCCCAGAAACATGGGATATTTCCATATGCATAAATTAAGATTCACCCTAACCTCTATATACTTAATCAGAAATACCATAAAGCTCCGTATTTAATTTATACACCTTGATTTTAAATTAGTTATAAACATATGTCAATATGGTATTTAAAGATATACTATTATAATGATATACACTTCATATAGGGCTTTCATAGTATAACTTAACTTGTACATGGACAAATATGAGATGGTTCTGGGTATTTTGATATGTATAAATCAAGATTCGCCCTAAACTCTCTATACATAATTCACAGGATGATATTTTAATATTTCCTTTGAAAGCAATGTATAATATACCTTTATAGGATCACCCTCACCAAATAAAAGCTCATCATTACTTGAAATCTTTATCTCTCTTTTTTTATTATAATCGGTTATTATGTAAACATAATAATATGATCCTCCACTTCTTCCCCTACTTTTTCTATAACAACCTGTACATTCTCCTTCTATAGAACCAACTAAGGCAAATGCAATATCAAATAAATATAATATTGGCTTTGCCAATATTAGAATCATTATTGGATGAAATCCCTTAGTATATGCGACTACTAATATTAAAGCTATTAGATATACTCCAAAGGTTCCTTTATTGGATAGGTCTATTATATCCTTCCTAGTAAAATCTTTTTCTACATTTGAAAAATCAAGCTTATATCTCCATAAAAAGGTATTCTTATTCTCATATTCTTTATAGGTACCACATGCCTTTTGCCACTCTACTCTTCTATCGGATTCTAATGATTTATTACTTATCCATAATAAGGTCATTGGAATGGAAAAGATTAATGCATAAAATGCAAAATGTGCAGCTAAAGGATTATCCCTTAGTTTACTAATGATCAGATAATAGGCTAATAAAATAACATTTATCATAATCATGTATAGACTACTAGCCACCTTGTTTGAAAAACTTTCTGAATTGTATCCCTTGATTTTAGAAATAGAAACTATGATGATAAATACCCAAAATATTTTAAGGAATCCAAATAACTCAATTAAATAACTTGCAATTCCATTATCAAATACACTTAAATCAAAAATAGCCAACCCACTTATCAGCACATTTCCTATAACCAATACTATACAAAAATATAAGAAACCCTGTAGTTCTCTTCTATCACTTTTTATCCCCATATGTCTTCCTCCTAGTAGCACTCATTATTTTCCTAAATTATTGTATCATACTATTCTTAAAATATTCTTACATAGTCTTAGAATTTTCCTCTAAAAAAAGATATCTTTTAGCAGTAAGCTAATAGATATCTTTTTTTAGAGTTTTATATATAGGGGTTGTGTGAGAAAATTGTCCTTTTAGACGGCCCCTTTTGTAGTCCTTCTATTTGTAAAACACATGGTTTCCGATTCTCTTTACATAGGTTTTATTCTCTACAATCCATTTACCTGCTGACTTATTGGGATTAAAGAAATAAGTACAGCTTCCCACTGGCTTTGCACCATTTAAGGCATGTTTAGCTGCCTCAATGCTTTCTTGAGAGGGGGTATTATATATAGTCCCTTCTGCAACGGGACTAAACTGAGGAATCCCTCTAAAATATTCAAATATTACACTCTTCACAGTATTTGGGAATTCCCTGGAATATACTCTGTTTAAAACAACGTTTCCTACTGCCATCTTACCTTCATAGGACTCAGCCCCGGATTCAGCATGTATTATCCTAGATAACCAATATAGATCTGTTGAATAGGTACTAGTACTTGCACCCCTACTAGCAGCTAAGGATGCAGGTGCAGAATATAGGTAAGACTGTGTTTGTTTACCTGCTATCCCATCAACAGTTATTCCGCATGCTTTTTGAAATTTAATTACTGCTCCTTGGGTCTTTGGGCCATAGATACCATCCACAGGCCCTGGCGAAAAACCTTTAGTATTAAGAGTATATTGTAATTTGGATACTTCGTTACCTCTACTACCAAATCTTAATGTTAGATAAAAGTTTCCATTACTTTCAACAGAGTAGGCACTAGTGACATTAAGTGAGATTAGTAATAATAAAAGGATTATAGATATGGTCTTCTTCGAGTATGTTTGCATACACTATATACACTCCTTCCTAATTATTAGCTTCCGAAGTTAGCTGACGGGTTCGGGATAGAAGGTTCCCTACCATATTATTCATGGATTAACCCCATTTTTGGTTCCTCCGTACCTGAAATTATCAGGATTCAGCAAGTGTATAAATTAAAGTTTTGACTGGACTCTATATAGGGATTTTAGTATAGACTTTAACTTATACTATGAAAGCCCTATACATAAGCTATATTATATAAAATTTCCGATGTTATGTCAACCATTTTCGATAAAATTCCATTAATTACAATATACTACATAATTCAAGACTATTTGACTAAATCCCTATTTTTTATACAAAAACCACCTTTATTAAGTTGTCTTAGATACAATTTGTGGTAAAATAGTATGGTAGATCATTCACAGGAGGTCTGAAACTAACAAACCCCCTGTGAACATTTTTTATTAACTGGAGGTGCAATTTGGACAACTCAAGAAACAAAAGCTTAAAGATTGGAATAATAACTTTACTCCTAATCCTACTATGTCATTCTATTCTTGGCAGTATATCCGTGAAAAGCTTCATTAACTTAAAAGCATTGGAGCTAATCGTTTCAGGAGTTATTCTATCAATTATAATAAGCTACTCCTTTGAAACAATAATGTTTACAGTTAAAACCATAAAAAAAAGCTTTAATGTAAAAATTGATTATGCAATGGATATATTTACTTTATACGACTTTGCCATAAAAATTAAAAAAGATGGTGCATTAAAGATAGAGTCAGAAATATTACAAGAAGAGAATCAGTTTATTAAAAATGCCATGAGTCTTGTATGCGATTATCAAAAACCTGATAGTATCAGGGACATACTTGAGAAAGATATAGAATCAAGACGCAGGAAGCTCCTTAGAGCCTATAATGTTCTTAAAATGATATCCCAAGTAGCTCCTTCCTTTGGTCTTATTGGTACCCTAATAGGAATGATAGGCCTACTATCTCATATGAATAATCCAAAATTGATTATGACAAATATGTCATCTGCTTTGGTAAGTACACTTTATGGCGCTCTTATTGCCAACTTTATTGCAGTTCCCTTAATGGGTAGAGTAAAGGATTTGATCGATAAGAAGACACTGGAGTATAAAATAATTTGCGAAGGTACTATCTTAATTGCTAAAAATGATTCTGTACGTAATGTTTTTGACAAAATGAATGTCATGCTTCCAGATAATTTAAGACTTCAATATCCTAAAAACTTTGGAGAAAGGAATTACTCAGAAAATGAAATCCTATCATGATGATAATATAGAATATGAGAGTGATATTTCCAGTCATTGGATGATAACCTATAGTGATATGGTCACAATTATACTTTGTTTCTTTATCATCTTCTTCACCTTCTCCTCTGAGGAACTAAGTTCACTTTATACGGTAAAAGATTCTTTGCTAAATAAAGTGAACATGCTAAGTAGTGAAAATACTAAGCTTAAGGAAGAAAAAAAGTCCTTATCAGAGAAACTCTTCAATATGAAAAATGTAGAAACTGATTTAGATAGTTCAAATGAAGAATTTATTTCTTTCTTAAGGAATAATGATCTTTTAGAGGATATATCCATAAGCGAAAAAGAGAATGAATTGATTATTAGATTTAAAGATAGTGTTTTATTTGACAGCGGAAGTGCTGAGATAACTGAAAATGGATATATGGTTTTAGATAAAATTGCTAATAAGCTTAAAATGATTGATAATGACTTTGTCGTAGAGGGTTTTACCGATAATGTTCCAATAAATACGGAAAAATATCCCTCCAACTG
Coding sequences:
- a CDS encoding cell wall hydrolase; this encodes MQTYSKKTISIILLLLLISLNVTSAYSVESNGNFYLTLRFGSRGNEVSKLQYTLNTKGFSPGPVDGIYGPKTQGAVIKFQKACGITVDGIAGKQTQSYLYSAPASLAASRGASTSTYSTDLYWLSRIIHAESGAESYEGKMAVGNVVLNRVYSREFPNTVKSVIFEYFRGIPQFSPVAEGTIYNTPSQESIEAAKHALNGAKPVGSCTYFFNPNKSAGKWIVENKTYVKRIGNHVFYK
- a CDS encoding MotA/TolQ/ExbB proton channel family protein, which produces MDNSRNKSLKIGIITLLLILLCHSILGSISVKSFINLKALELIVSGVILSIIISYSFETIMFTVKTIKKSFNVKIDYAMDIFTLYDFAIKIKKDGALKIESEILQEENQFIKNAMSLVCDYQKPDSIRDILEKDIESRRRKLLRAYNVLKMISQVAPSFGLIGTLIGMIGLLSHMNNPKLIMTNMSSALVSTLYGALIANFIAVPLMGRVKDLIDKKTLEYKIICEGTILIAKNDSVRNVFDKMNVMLPDNLRLQYPKNFGERNYSENEILS
- a CDS encoding oligosaccharide flippase family protein, with translation MKKSSFVYGTFILIFSNLIVRLISFSYDIVLCKLIGAEGIGIFHMLMPLLMIFLIITTGGIPTAVSKLASEYDSMNNIYGTRKVFKVALSITCFITVLLISLIPIFSPYFSQKIFKSTSNIIIIYSLVPAILIISITSLIRGYFYGKKKMIISSISEIIEHTTRFILVMILIHYFKPSSSHNGALMAIIGISLGEFFSLLWLICNYIKLNSLTINTIQNRISTVSIIKRLSIIAIPMTLSGIFNVSFQFINALLLPQKLMESGCANGEAIAIFGRIMGMTMPLVSLPFIVTSALVVNIIPSLSSHLRLKEYAKAKRVISYAIKITFLVAMPLTAIYAFFPETLALYLYNDIQAGKFIFVMGMNTVFMSLQHTLSGILNGIGKQINASINRFIGMGFLALCIYFLVGVEWISINGYFIGFIGSIFIICLSDLYILNKKISIRINFIDIIIKPFISSIIMTSFIFLLHSILNSYGFTGPIIKPICLVSGFIVYFLVVIATRALPISFLKMIMSARDIK
- a CDS encoding OmpA family protein — translated: MKSYHDDNIEYESDISSHWMITYSDMVTIILCFFIIFFTFSSEELSSLYTVKDSLLNKVNMLSSENTKLKEEKKSLSEKLFNMKNVETDLDSSNEEFISFLRNNDLLEDISISEKENELIIRFKDSVLFDSGSAEITENGYMVLDKIANKLKMIDNDFVVEGFTDNVPINTEKYPSNWELSSARAISVVKFFIYKKHIDENRIFFSGWGERKPLASNDTEKNRAKNRRIEIRIIN
- a CDS encoding acetyl-CoA hydrolase/transferase family protein — protein: MISNRIRNNKLVDKICTAKEAAMLIKDGMNVGTSGFTPSGYPKAVPLALAELSKETNKKIKINLYTGASVGDELDGALARGDMLKKRLPYQTNESLRDSINNSKCEFLDMHLSHVPHYTKLGFLGKIDIAIIEAVAITKEGNIIPSTSIGTSPNYVEMADKVIVEINTSQPLELEGMADIYTPKNPPYTRPIPITMPNDRIGTEYIPCDIDKIEAIVITDIRDNVRPLAPIDEISQRISAHLIGFLEKEVHSGRLTNELLPIQSGVGSVANAVLAGLGKSDFENLVCYTEVIQDSMLELLDTGKVLFASGTSITPSAEGLEKFKENIEDYRDKIILRPQEISNHPEIIRRLGIIAINTAIEVDIYGNVNSTNIMGSRMMNGIGGSGDFTRNAYISIFTTSSRAKNGDISSIVPMVSHHDHTEHDVMVVITDQGVADLRGLSPKERAMAIINNCAHPDFRPMLLDYFNRAKEGRHKHTPHILNEALSWHDRFTKKGTMKSL
- a CDS encoding DUF4430 domain-containing protein codes for the protein MNTIYINKRTVALLLLMVMILSLFGCNDNGEKVVTNISKEESRGNQKDKESKESAEVVIDTGAYTGYKGPVQGEVKYNEGTPAEENSGDYKASGDIGSPYHINLIVTSDFGHTKMFGKNVGLVKDEVGMEVMFRNLDIQTAYGGGFVNSINGLQSKFTFFTGSERKKQDWFYWVNGILAPIGIGEYRPQSDDEIWWDYHDWSMTMFIPAVIGSYPQPFKNGFWGKNPGTVIMYTEEFKDGAEKLKKSLISRGVKEVDISPYDPTALEKPSKYYILLGKWDDLSKESELLQKTNKKSKLVGVYAKFDEDKLHSLNFKGKIIKSYDKKAGAIYANASGMGSTNPIWFVTGIDEEGVGLALDVLINKPQSIKQYFGAVITKEAIENVPYLN
- a CDS encoding YitT family protein; protein product: MKTIIKDYVIITIGVIIVALGLCFFLVPADLAVGGVTGFAMVINNIFPWLSIGHMMFIMNLILFIVAFILIGRQFGAKTIYASFALTGVVWIVDEFLPIYNPIVNDMILNLFFGILIQGIGMAIIFYQNASTGGTDIVAKILNKFFHIEIGKALLLSDFVITLLAGLTFGLELGLYALLGVMMNAFVIDNVIEGLDLKISISIISVYPDEIKEFINKDINRGATIYHAEGAYTNNSKTVITTVMNKKEFIRLKKFIKEKDKEAFVMASTVREVMGNGFSLPI